CTACGCGAACCTGGTGGTGAGTTCGCGCGACGACATGGAAGGGCACGCCAGCACCGGCCTCGCGGCGAGCGTGGTGTCCGGCCGGCTTTCGTACGTGTTCGGCTTGGAGGGCCCGGCGGTCACGGTGGACACGGCGTGTTCGTCGTCGCTGGTGGCACTGCATTGGGCGATCCGGGCACTGAGGTCCGGCGAATGCTCGATGGCGTTGGCGGGCGGCGTGACGGTGATGTCGACGGCGATCGGTTTCGCCGGTTTCACCCGGCAGGGCGGGCTGGCTCCGGACGGCCGGTGCAAGGCGTTCTCCGACGACGCGGACGGCACTGGGTGGTCCGAGGGCGCGGGCGTCCTTGTCCTCGAACGACTCAGTGACGCGGAACGGAATGGGCATCGGATTCTGGCGGTGGTGCGGGGTTCGGCGGTGAACCAGGATGGTGCGTCGAACGGGTTGACGGCGCCGAACGGTCCGGCGCAGCAGCGGGTGATCCGCCAGGCACTGGCGGACGCTCGTCTGTCCACTGTGGAGGTCGACGCGGTGGAGGGCGCACGGGACGGGGACTGTGCTGGGTGATCCGATCGAGGCGCAGGCGTTGCTGGCGACGTACGGCCAGGAGCGCGAGATTCCGTTGTGGCTGGGCGGGATCAAGTCGAACATCGGGCACACGCAGGCCGCGGCCGGGGTGGCCGGGGTGATCAAGATGGTGCTGGCGATGCGGCACGGGGTGTTGCCGGAGACGTTGCATGTGTCCGAGCCTTCGTCGAAGGTCGACTGGTCCGCTGGTGCGGTGTCGTTGCTGACGGAGCGGACGGCGTGGCCGGAGACGGGCCGGGTGCGTCGGGCTGGGGTGTCGTCGTTCGGGTTGAGCGGGACGAATGCGCATGTGATTTTGGAGCAGGCGCCGGTGGTTGAGGTTGCTGCGGTGGTCGAGGTCGCGGGTGTGGTGCCGTGGCCGGTGTCGGGCCGGTCTGGTGCGGCTGTTGCGGAGTTGGTGCGGGGGCTGGAGTCTCTTGCCGTGTCTGGGGTTTCGGCGGTCGGGGTGGGTCGTGGTCTGGTCGAGGGGCGGGGTTTGTTCGAGCATCGCGCGGTGCTGCTGGCTGGGGCGGACGTGGGTGCGCGGTTGGTGGAGGGGGTGGCGGGGGAGCGCCGGGTCGGGGTGGTGTTTCCGGGTCAGGGTGCGCAGGTGTTGGGGATGGGCCGGGAGCTGTATGGCCGGTTTCCGGTGTTCGCGGCGGCGTTCGACGCGGTCGCGGAACAGCTGGACTGTCCGGTGCGGGAAGTCATGTGGGGCGAGGACTCGGAGCTGCTGAACCGGACTGAGTGGGCGCAGTTGGGGTTGTTCGCGGTCGAGGTGGCGTTGTTCCGGTTGGTGGAGTCGTTCGGCGTGCGGCCGGACTTCGTGGCGGGTCATTCGGTCGGTGAGGTCGCGGCTGCGCATGTGGCGGGGGTGTTGTCGCTGGAGGACGCGTGTGTGCTGGTGTCGGCGCGGGCGCGGTTGATGGGCGGGTTGCCTGTTGGTGGCGTGATGGTGTCGGTGCGGGCCAGTGAGGCGGAAGTACTGCCGTTGCTGACCGAGGGGGTCTCGATTGCGGCGGTGAACGGCCCGGAGTCGGTGGTCGTGTCGGGGACCGAAGCCGCGGTCCGCGCCGTCGAGGAGCGGCTGGCGGAGGTGGGGCGGCGGACGCGGCGGCTGGCGGTTTCGCATGCGTTCCATTCGTCGTTGATGGATCCGATGCTGGCGGAGTTCGGGCGGGCGATCGCGGGCTTGTCGTTTGGTCGGGCGCGGGTTCCGGTGGTGTCGACGGTGACCGGCGGGTTCGCGGGGCTGGATTCGGCCGAGTACTGGGTGGCGCAGGTGCGGGAGCCGGTCCGGTTCGCCGATGCTGTGACGGCGATGGTCGAGGGCGGGGTGGACACGGTTCTGGAGCTGGGTCCGGGTGGGGTGCTCGGGGGGTTGGTTCTCGATGTGGTGGATCCGGGTGAGGTGATGGTCGTGTCCGCGTTGCGGGAAGGGCCGGACGAGGACACCGCGTTGTTCGCTGCCTTGGCCCGGTTGCACGTGAGCGGCGTGGATGTGGACTGGACTCCGGCCTATCCGGAGGGTGTCGGTGCGGTGGTGGACCTGCCGACGTATCCGTTCCAGCACGAGCGTTACTGGCCGACCCTCGCCCCGGCCCCGGCCGACGCCGCCGGGCTGGGCCTGCTCGCGGCAGGGCACCCCTTGCTCGGCGCGGCGACAGCGGTGGCCGGTTCGGAGCGCGTGCTGCTGACCGGACGGCTTTCGGTCGCCGCGCTGCCTTGGCTGGCTGAGCAGGTCGTGGACGGCACAGTTTCCCTTCCCTCGGCCGGATTCGCCGAGCTGGCGCTGCGCGCGGCGGACCAGGCGGGCTGCGATCGGGTCGAGGACCTGGCCGTCACGGCTCCGCTGCGGTTCGGCGAGCAGGACGCGGTCGCCCTTCAGGTGTGGGTCGGCGAGCCGGACGAAACCGGAAACCGGGAGATCACGATCCACTCGGGTGGTGCGGAAGCCGGCTGGACTCGGCACGCGAGCGGGACCCTTGCCGCCGGGCGCACGGCCAGCGCAGCGTTCGGCGACGAGACCTGGCCGCCCGCCGGAGCGGTCGAAGCGGACGATTTCGACGTCAGCCCGGTGCTTCGCGCAGTGTGGCGGCGTGACGACGAGGTTTTCGCCGAAGTGGCTCTCCCGGACGACATCGAGGACGCAGCCGAGTTCTGCCTGCATCCGCTGCTGTTGGACGCGGCCCTGCAAGCAGCGAGCTTCACTGGACCCGACGATGCCGCCCACGGGCTCGGCGCGGTGTCCTGGACCGGGTTGGCCCTGCACGCGGACGCCGCGTCGGTCCTGCGACTCCGGTTGGCCGCCATCGGAAAAGACACCTTCGAGCTGTCCGCTGTGGACGCCGAAGGCGCTCCGGTGCTATCGGCCAAGTCGGTGCGCCTGCTGCCGACGGACACCGCGCGACCCACCCCGTCGCGCGAGCCGGACGGCTCGCTGTTCGTGCTGGACTGGGTTCCCGCCGAGGCCGAGCCGGCACCGCCGGAACCGGACAAGACGTGGGCCGTGCTGGGCGCCGACGAGTTCGGTCTGGCCGCTTCGGCCAAGGCCGCCGGTTGCGTGGTCGTGGCCTCCTGCGCCGAGTTCGCGGAGCTGCCCGGGGAGACCGCGCCGGACTTCGTGCTCGTCCCGGTCATCGGTGTCGGCGGCGACGTGCCCGCGTCGGCGCACGCGACGACGTCGCAGGTGCTGAAAGTGCTCCAGGACTGGGCTTCCGACGATCGGTTCGCTGACACGCGCTTGCTGTTCGTGACGCGAAACGCGGTCGGAGCGACCGGGGCTGACCTCGCGGCGGCACCGGCGTGGGGACTCGTCCGCGCCGCGCAACTGGAGAACCCCGGCTCGTTCCTGATCGCCGACCTGGACTGCGAAGACGTTCCCGCGACGGTGCTCCGGCAGCTTCCCGGTCTGCTCGCGGCCGGCGAAACCCAAGCCGTCGTGCGAAACGGCGCGGTCAGGGTGGGCCGGTTGCGCCCCGCACCCGCCGAAGCCGGCGGCCGTGCCTGGGATCCCGACGGCACGGTGCTCATCACCGGCGGCACCGGGGGCTTGGGCAAGCTGCTCGCGCGGCACCTCGTCGCCGAACGCGGCGTCCGGCACCTGCTGCTGGCCAGCCGTCAGGGCCGGTCGGCGCCCGGCGCGGAGGAAGTTCTCGCGGATCTGACCGCGCTCGGTGCCGAAGCGACCATCGCGGCTTGCGACCTCGGCGATCGCGACGCGGTCGCGAACCTGCTCCGCAGTGTCCGTCCCGAGCATCCGTTGACCGCGGTCGTGCACACCGCGGGAGTGCTCGACGACGGAGTCCTGGGCTCGCTGACTCCGGAACGCCTCGCCGCGGTGGCTCGCCCGAAGGCCGACGGCGCCTGGCATCTCCACGAACTCACCAAGGACCTCGATCTCGCGGCGTTCGTGCTGTACTCCTCGGTCGCCGGGGTGATGGGCAGCCCCGGCCAGGGCAACTACGGGGCGGCGAACGCCTTCCTCGACGCGTTGGCGCAGTTCCGGGCGGGCCGCGGGCTGCCGGGCATGTCGCTGGCCTGGGGTCCGTGGGCCCGCGACAGCGGTATGACGAGCACGCTGAGCGACACGTCCCTGCGCCGGATCGCCAGCACCGGACTCCCGTCGCTGTCCCCGGAACAGGGCCTGGCGCTGTTCGACCGGTCCACCGCGTCCGGCCAGGCGCTGCTGGTGCCGCTTGCCGCTGGGGCCGGCGGGCAGCGAGCGGCGGGCGAGGTTCCGGCGGTGCTGCGGAGCCTGGTGAAGAGCCGACGGCGTACGGCGGTCAACGAGGCAGCAGTGTCGAAGGCCGATTTCGCCGCGCAGCTCGCGGAACTGCGCGAGGGCGACCGGCAGCGCCGCCTGGTCGACCTCGTGCGGACCGCCGCGGCCGCCGTGCTCGCCCACGAGTCGGCCGAAGCGGTCGGTGCCACGCGCGAGTTCCGCGAACTCGGGCTCGACTCGCTGACCGCGGTCGAACTCCGCAACCAGCTGACGCTGGCGACCGGCCTGCGCCTGCCTGCGACGCTGGCCTTCGACTACCCGACCCCATCGGTGCTGGCGGAGCACCTCGGCACACAGCTGCTCGCCGACGGTCCCGCCGTCGCGAAACCGTCCCTGCTCGCCGAACTCGACCGGCTGGAGGCCGCGCTCGCCGCGAGCGAACCCGACGAGGTCGCCCGGGGCGGGGTCGCCCTGCGGCTGCGGCGGCTCGCGAACGAATGGTCCGGGACCGCGGGCGGGCAGACCTCGCCCGAGGTCGCCGAGCGGATCCAGGCGGCGAGCGCGGACGAGGTCTTCGACTTCATCGACAAGGAACTCGGACGGCTGAAAGATCGCTGACCCGCGGCCACGGACAGGAAAGGTTCAACCACGATGCCCGACGACAAGAAACTCGTCGAATACCTGAAGTGGGTCACCGCGGATCTGCACGAGACCCGCAGGCGGCTGGAGGAGGCCGAGTCGGGACGGCAGGAGCCCGTCGCGATCGTCGGGATGGCCTGCCGGTTCCCCGGCGGGGTGTGTTCGCCGGAGGACCTGTGGGACCTCGTGGCGTCCTCCTCGGACGGGATCACGCCGTTCCCGACGGACCGGGGCTGGGACCTCGACGTCCTGGCAGGCGACGGCCGCGGCCGCAGCGCGACCGCGGAAGGCGGCTTCCTGGACGACATCGCCGGTTTCGACGCGGGGTTCTTCGGGATTTCGCCGCGGGAAGCGCTGGCGATGGACCCGCAGCAGCGCTTGCTGCTGGAGACGTCGTGGGAGGCCGTCGAACGCGCTGGGATCGACCCGTCGACCGTGCGCGGCAGCCGGACCGGCGTCTTCGTCGGCACGAACGGCCAGGACTACGCGAACCTCGTCCTCGCCTCGGGCGAAGACGTCGAGGGACACGCGGGCACCGGCCTCGCGGCAAGCGTGGTGTCGGGGCGGATCTCCTACACCTTCGGTTTCGAGGGCCCGGCCGTCACGATCGACACGGCATGCTCGTCTTCATTGGTCGCTCTGCATCTAGCCGCCCAAGCCGTGCGCGCGGGCGAATGCACGATGGCCTTGGCCGGCGGCGTGACCCTGATGGCGACTTCTCTCGGCTTCGCCGGTTTCACCCGGCAGGGCGGGTTGGCTCCGGACGGCCGGTGCAAGGCGTTCTCCGACGACGCCGACGGCACGGGCTGGTCCGAGGGCATCGGCATGGTGGTGGTGGAGAAGCTGTCCGATGCGGAACGGAATGGGCATCGGGTTTTGGCGGTGGTGCGGGGTTCGGCGGTGAATCAGGATGGTGCGTCGAACGGGTTGACCGCGCCGAACGGTCCGGCGCAGCAGCGGGTGATCCGGCAGGCGCTTGCTGCTTCTGGTCTGTCCGCTTCGGATGTGGACGTGGTGGAGGCGCACGGTACGGGGACTGTGCTGGGTGATCCGATCGAGGCGCAGGCGTTGCTGGCGACGTACGGGCAGGACCGGGAGATTCCGTTGCTGCTGGGCGGGATCAAGTCGAACATCGGGCACACCCAAGCCGCCGCGGGCGTCGCCGGGGTGATCAAGATGGTACTGGCGATGCGGCACGGGGTAGCGCCGGAGACGTTGCATGTGTCCGAGCCTTCGTCGAAGGTCGACTGGTCCGCTGGTGCGGTGTCGTTGCTGACCGAGCGGACGGCGTGGCCGGAAACGGGCCGGGTGCGCCGGGCCGGGGTGTCGTCGTTCGGCATCAGCGGCACCAACGCGCACATCATCCTGGAGCAGGCGGCCGAGCCGAAGGCGGCGGCTGCCGCACCCGCTCCCACCGGCGTTCTTCCTTGGGTCGTATCCGCCACGACCAGCGAGTCCCTGCGCGCACAGGCGGCGCGGCTGCTGTCCGCTGTGGACGGTCGATCGGCCGCGGACATCGGTCTCTCGCTCGTCACCACCCGGTCGGACTTCGACCGGCGCGCGGTGGTGCTGGGCGAATCCGCAGCCGAACTGACGGCCGGGCTGTCCGAGCTGGCCGAGCTGACCGGCGAAGAAGCCGCCGCGGTCACCGGGCTCGCCGATCTCGACGGCCGTACGGTCTTCGTCTTCCCCGGCCAGGGCTCGCAGTGGGCGGGCATGGGCGCTCGGTTGGCCGACGAGTCGCCGGTGTTCGCCGAACGCCTTGCCGAGTGCGCTGCCGCGCTCGCCGGCCACATCGACTGGTCCTTGCCCGACGTGCTCCGCGGCACCGACGGCGCGCCGTCACTGGACCGAGTCGACGTGGTCCAGCCCGCCTCCTGGGCGGTCATGGTGGCGCTGGCCGCATTGTGGCGTCACCACGGCGTCGTTCCCGACGCGGTAGTAGGCCACTCGCAGGGCGAGATCGCCGCGGCCGTCGTCGCCGGCGCGCTGTCCCTTGAGGAGGGCGCACGGGTTGTCGCCTTGCGCAGCAAAGCGATCCGCCAGGTGCTGGCAGGCTGCGGCGGCATGGCATCGGTCGCGCTGCCGCTGGCCGAGATCGAGCCGAAGCTGGTTGGGCGCGCGGTCTTTGTCGCGGCGGTCAACGGGCCGAAATCCGTGGTGGTGTCCGGCGAGCCCGCGGCACTCGACGCGCTGCTGGCCGAACTGTCCGCCGCGGACGTGCGCACGCGCCGGATCGCGGTGGACTACGCGTCTCACTCGGTCCAGGTCGAACAGCTCGAAGACCAACTGCGCAGCGAACTCGCGGATCTCCTGCCGCAGGAATCCGAGATCCCGTTCTTCTCCACCGTGACTGGCGACTGGCTCGACACCACCGGACTGGACGCCGGCTACTGGTACCGCAACCTGCGCGAGACGGTCGGCTTCGAGTCCGCCGTCCGTTCCCTGCTGGCGCAGGGACATCAGACGTTCGTCGAAGTGAGTTCACACCCGGTGCTCACCGGCAGCGTGCACGAGACGATCGACGAAACCGGCGGCCGGGCAGTGGTCGCCGGGACGCTGCGCCGCGACGACGGCGGCCTGCGCCGGTTCCTGACCTCGCTGGCGGAGGTCTTCGTCCGGGGCGTCAAGGTGAACTGGGAGGTGGCGTTCGCCGGGACGAACGCGTGCCGGGTGGACTTGCCGACCTACGCCTTCCGGCACGACCGGCACTGGCCGCGGCTCGCACCGCCGCGCGCCGACGCGGCCGGGCTCGGCCAGATCCCGGCCGAACACCCGCTGCTCGGCTCGGCGGTGTCGCTGGCCGGATCCGACGGACTCCTGCTGACCGGGCGGCTTTCCCTGGCAACGCATCCGTGGCTAGCCGACCACTCGGTCGGCGGTGTGGTGCTGTTCCCCGGCACCGGGTTCCTGGAACTGGCCGTCCGCGCGGGCGACCAGGTCGGCTGCGACCGCGTGGACGAGCTGACGATCGCGGTTCCGCTGGTGCTGGACGTCGACGGCGCGGTCGCGGTTCAGGTGCGGGTCGCCGCGCTCGACGACGCGGGCGGGCGCGAGCTGGGGATCTTCTCCCGCCCGGCGGACGCCCTGGCGGAGGAGGAATGGACCTGCCACGCGACCGGCGTGCTTGCTCCGGGCGAACCGGCCAGGGGACTAGGTACGGCTGAATGGCCTCCGGCGGACGCGCTCCCGGTCGATCTCGACGGGTTCTACGACCGGCTTTCCTACGGCCCGGTGTTCCAGGGCTTGCGCGGAGCCTGGCGGACCGAGGACGCGGTTTACGCCGAAGTCGCCCTGCCTTCGGCGGCCGACGACGCCGAACTGTTCGGGCTGCATCCCGCGCTCCTGGACGCGGCGCTGCACGCGGTGTCCTTTGTAGACCCCGACGGGCGCGGAAAGAGCCTGCTGCCGTTCGCGTGGAGCGGGGTGTCGCTGCACGCGAACGGCGCTTCGACGCTGCGGGTGCGCCTGACCAGTGCCGGTACCGACGCGGTGTCGCTCGTCGCGGTGGATGTCGAGGGCGCGCCAGTGCTGTCGGCCGAGTCGCTGATCCTGCGCTCGGCGTCGACGGGCCTCGCGGCCAGGCCGAGCGATGCGCAGCAGTCGCTGTTCCGGATTGAATGGACCGAGGTTCCGGCCCGCGCGCCGTCCGGCACCCGGTGGACGGTGCTTGGCGGAGACGTGCTGGGTTTCGCCTCGGCGGCGAGCCTCGCGGGGGACACCATCACGGCGTTCGCGGAGCGCCCCGCCGAGGCGAGCGGCCCCGCGCCGGACATCTTCCTGTTGACCGCCGTGACCGCCGGTGCCGGCGGCGTCGGCGGCCCGGCCGAGGTGCACGCGTTGACCGCATGGGCCCTGCGGCGGATTCAGGATTTCCTTGCCGAGGAACGGTTCGCCCAGTCTCGGATGATCGTGCTGACCCGAGGGGCCGTCGCCGACGACGGCGAGGACGTCAGCGATCTCGCCGCGGCCGCGGTCTGGGGGCTCGTCCGGTCGGCACAGACCGAGAACCCGGGCCGGTTCCTGCTCGCCGACCTCGACCACGACGAAGCCTCCGTGGACGCGGTTCCCGCTCTTGCCGGGCTCTTCGCCGACGGCGAGTCGCAAGTCGTGGTGCGCGGCGGCCTGGTGCGCGCCGGACGGCTCGCCCGGCTGGCGGACGGCGACGGCCTGCTCCCGCCCGCCGGGGACACGCCGTGGCGGCTCGGCTCCAGCCAGCCGGGCAGCCTGGACAACCTGGCCCTGCTGCCCAGCCCGGAGGTCGTGGAACCGCTTTCCGGACGCCAGCTCAGGATCCGCGTCGCGGCCGCCGGCATGAACTTCCGCGACGTGCTCAAGGCACTCGGCATGTACCCGGGACGGGACGGCCTGATGGGCGCCGAGGCCGCCGGCGTGGTGATCGAGGCCGGGCCCGAAGCGACCATGTTCAAGGCCGGGGACCGCGTGTTCGGCATGATCGACGGCGGCTTCGGACCGATGGCCGTCGCCGACGAGCGGTACCTCGGCTTGGCGCCCGACGACTGGTCGGACGAACAGGCCGCGTCGGTCGCGCTGGTGTTCCTGACGGCCTACCACGCGTTTGTCGATCTCGCAGGGCTGAGCCGCGGCGAGAAGGTGCTTGTCCATGCCGGCGCGGGCGGCGTCGGCATGGCGGCGATTCAGCTTGCCCAGCACCTCGGCGCGGAAGTGTTCGCGACGGCCAGCGAAGCCAAGTGGGGCGAACTGCGGGCGCTGGGCGTCGCCGAGGACCACATCGCGTCCTCGCGCACGACCGAGTTCGAACAGCGTTTCCTCGCCGCGACCGGCGGCCGCGGGGTCGACGTCGTCCTGAACGCGCTCACCGGCGAATTCGTGGACGCGTCACTGCGGTTGCTCGTGCCGGGCGGCCGCTTCCTCGAGATGGGCAAGACCGACATCCGCGACGACATCGAAGGGGTGCATTACCGGGCGTTCGACCTCGGCATGGTGCCAGCGGAACGCATCCAGGAGATGCTCGGGGCACTGCTCGGGCTGTTCGCCGACGGTGCGCTCCGCCCGCTGCCGGTGTCCGCATGGGACGTGCGGCGCGCACCGGAGGCGTTCCGCCTGATGAGCCTGGCCAAGCACGTCGGCAAGATCGTCCTCACCGTTCCGCCCGCGTGGCGCCCCGACGGCACCGTCCTGATCACCGGCGGTACCGGCGTGCTAGGCGGCCAGCTCGCCCGGCACCTGGTCGCCGAGCGGGGAGTACGGCGCCTGTTGCTGGCGTCGCGGCGCGGCCCGGACGCGCCGGGCGCCGAGGAGTTGCGCGCCGACCTCGTCGCACACGGGGCCGAGGTCGCGATCGCCGCCTGCGACACCGCCGATCGCGCCGCCGTCGCAGACTTGCTCGCGTCGGTCTCCCCGGCACATCCGCTGACCGCGGTGGTGCACACCGCCGGTGTCCTGGACGACGGAGTTGTCGCTGCATTGACCCCGGACCGGCTCGACACCGTCTTGCGTCCCAAGGCCGATGCGGCCTGGCACCTGCACGAACTGACCGCGCAGACGCCGCTCGCCGCGTTCGTCCTGTTCTCCTCGGCGTCCGGCGTGACCGGTGCCCCCGGACAGGCCAACTACGCTGCGGCGAACGTGTTCCTCGATGCGCTCGCGCAGCACCGGCGGGCGGCCGGGCTCCCGGGGACGTCGCTCGCGTGGGGGCTGTGGGAACAGGCGAGCGAGATGACCGGCGCGCTCACCGGGAACGACGTCAAGCGGATCTCCTCGGCCGGGCTGCCTGCCATCGGCACCCGGCAGGGAATGGCGATGTTCGACGCCGCCGTCGCCTCCGACGAGCCGCTCGTCGTGCCGCTGCGGGTGGACGCTTCCGGGCTCGGCCGCCGGGGCGAGGTTCCCGCACTGCTGCGCGGCCTAGTCCGGAGGAGTCGCCGGACCGCTGCTGCGGACACCGCGGTCTCCACCGCGACGCTGCGCGACCGGCTGCGCGGTCTCGGCGCGGCCGGCCAGGAGGAAGTCGTCCGCACGCTGGTGGTGGACTACGCCGCGAGCCTGCTCGGGCTTCGCGACCCGGCCGAACTCGATCCCGAACGGGCCTTCCTCGAATCCGGTTTCGACTCGCTGATCGCGGTGGAACTGCGCAACAAGCTCGCCGAGACCGCGGGCCTTCGTCTCCCCTCCACGGTGGTCTTCGACAGCAAAACTCCTGCACAGCTGGCGCGGTGGCTGCTCGGAGAGCTCTCCGGCACGCTCGGTGCCGAGACCGGACCGGCCAAACCCGGACGGCGCGACTCCGGCGACTCCGGCGACACCGTGGCGAAGCTGTTCTTCGACGCGCTCGAAGCGGGCCGGGTGCCGGAAAGCATGGGGCTGCTGAAGGCCGTCGCCGCCCTGCGGCAGACCTTCCAGACCCCGGCCGAACTGGATGAACTTCCGCTCCCGGTCACCCTGTCCGAAGGACCCGGCGAGCCGATGCTGATCTGCATCAGCTCCCCGGTGGTGACCGGTGGCGTCCACCAGTACGCGCGCCTCGCAGCCCAGTTCCGGGGCAACCGCGGACTGGCGGCGCTCCCGCTGATCGGCTTCGCCTCGGGAGAGCGCCTGCCCGCCACCCCCGCGGCGTCGTCGCGGGTGATCGCCGAATGCGCACTGACCGCCAGCGGCGGCGCACCGTTCG
This sequence is a window from Amycolatopsis benzoatilytica AK 16/65. Protein-coding genes within it:
- a CDS encoding type I polyketide synthase — translated: MLGDPIEAQALLATYGQEREIPLWLGGIKSNIGHTQAAAGVAGVIKMVLAMRHGVLPETLHVSEPSSKVDWSAGAVSLLTERTAWPETGRVRRAGVSSFGLSGTNAHVILEQAPVVEVAAVVEVAGVVPWPVSGRSGAAVAELVRGLESLAVSGVSAVGVGRGLVEGRGLFEHRAVLLAGADVGARLVEGVAGERRVGVVFPGQGAQVLGMGRELYGRFPVFAAAFDAVAEQLDCPVREVMWGEDSELLNRTEWAQLGLFAVEVALFRLVESFGVRPDFVAGHSVGEVAAAHVAGVLSLEDACVLVSARARLMGGLPVGGVMVSVRASEAEVLPLLTEGVSIAAVNGPESVVVSGTEAAVRAVEERLAEVGRRTRRLAVSHAFHSSLMDPMLAEFGRAIAGLSFGRARVPVVSTVTGGFAGLDSAEYWVAQVREPVRFADAVTAMVEGGVDTVLELGPGGVLGGLVLDVVDPGEVMVVSALREGPDEDTALFAALARLHVSGVDVDWTPAYPEGVGAVVDLPTYPFQHERYWPTLAPAPADAAGLGLLAAGHPLLGAATAVAGSERVLLTGRLSVAALPWLAEQVVDGTVSLPSAGFAELALRAADQAGCDRVEDLAVTAPLRFGEQDAVALQVWVGEPDETGNREITIHSGGAEAGWTRHASGTLAAGRTASAAFGDETWPPAGAVEADDFDVSPVLRAVWRRDDEVFAEVALPDDIEDAAEFCLHPLLLDAALQAASFTGPDDAAHGLGAVSWTGLALHADAASVLRLRLAAIGKDTFELSAVDAEGAPVLSAKSVRLLPTDTARPTPSREPDGSLFVLDWVPAEAEPAPPEPDKTWAVLGADEFGLAASAKAAGCVVVASCAEFAELPGETAPDFVLVPVIGVGGDVPASAHATTSQVLKVLQDWASDDRFADTRLLFVTRNAVGATGADLAAAPAWGLVRAAQLENPGSFLIADLDCEDVPATVLRQLPGLLAAGETQAVVRNGAVRVGRLRPAPAEAGGRAWDPDGTVLITGGTGGLGKLLARHLVAERGVRHLLLASRQGRSAPGAEEVLADLTALGAEATIAACDLGDRDAVANLLRSVRPEHPLTAVVHTAGVLDDGVLGSLTPERLAAVARPKADGAWHLHELTKDLDLAAFVLYSSVAGVMGSPGQGNYGAANAFLDALAQFRAGRGLPGMSLAWGPWARDSGMTSTLSDTSLRRIASTGLPSLSPEQGLALFDRSTASGQALLVPLAAGAGGQRAAGEVPAVLRSLVKSRRRTAVNEAAVSKADFAAQLAELREGDRQRRLVDLVRTAAAAVLAHESAEAVGATREFRELGLDSLTAVELRNQLTLATGLRLPATLAFDYPTPSVLAEHLGTQLLADGPAVAKPSLLAELDRLEAALAASEPDEVARGGVALRLRRLANEWSGTAGGQTSPEVAERIQAASADEVFDFIDKELGRLKDR